The nucleotide window ATCAGTCGCCAAAAAGgtgtcatttattttgtaaaaattaataACTCAGCTTTAAGGTTTGGTTGCTCTAATAAATCtttaaacatatatcattacacatacatgatacaaaacacataataaaGGGAAATCTGGTATATTGTTCGTATCAGTTCGTTTTGGTAATTTCTGTCATTGTAAAAGTAGTCTAACGTTATGCTTATATCTCATTATATGTTAATCATGTTACACCATGCATCATTagtgaacatccttttatcactgataatctttttatgcgttttagTCTTTTTACATTGCGGTTTCCGATACCCTGCTCAGCAGGGCTCCATTTGCAAATGCGTCGCGCGTCAGTGTGAGTGCTTAGCAACTGTGCGCAACTAATTGGTGACTGCCATTTGCATCAAGTCGTCAACTAGTTGCATCTCAGCGAGAGAGGCCCTTAATATGTACTGTTTTCGGTCCACACCCcggttcttccgcgaccggggtagtgcgcgacaaaaaagtgacgaaagtgtttcgaggggctgggattgagttcacatttctcataatgtgcttcgaattTATATCaaatactagcatggctgaaaagcgtatgaattggtgaaAACTACGTTTCGGTTTGAGCCGTATTTCGGggtatccatccgcgttgatagtgaaatgtcccttggccatATATACAGAGAGatatatatgtagatatatATGTAACAACGAAAACATTTTATGAAGGTGCTGTCGTATGTTTTTTCTTGctgcagtttttttttgctattcgggccaggtcaaattttctgcttGTTCAGTGATCGTTTGTACAGCCTGTAATAGAATCacgttgtttgttttgcattatcCCCGTTTCTTTTCAACATATTAGCTGTACGTGTATCGAAAATAGCATAGCATTTCAATAGCCAATTGAACATTATTTGTAGCACCTATAGAGACCAATAATTTTGCCTGGTCTccaaaatgatatatatatatcctaccGTACTACAATAGTCACATTACCTCCTGGGAAAGCCATCAGGTTACCGCCACACAAAGCGATGGGAGTCAGCGTAGCTAAGACGTAAGTGTAAGAAAGTAATGAGTAACACTTGTCATTTTTATGTCCCTTGAAACCTTGGGTTACATCAGAGAAGAGCTGTTCAATGTATCATAGATTGAATAATGAAATAACGAAATTTGTAGTGTACACTCATGACTAGACTGGAAGGGCTAAGTACAGGTTGTCTGATGTATGACTAAGatatgacaaacaaacacatgtaaGTATATATGTTTATACATATACCAGAACCACAGACGATGACACAAGAGTTAAATACATAGCAGGGAGAAGTGTTGCACTATATACACAAACCAAGTATGCAGCCCACTTCTCGCTTCTGTGTAGATATGCCAACAGATAATGTTTCTTCTACAAGACATCTCAAAATAacatcaaaaatacaaattatCCGACGTCTTTAGATGTTCGAAGCAGGAAAAATTTTCTTTGATACAATTTAAAATTACGTTTCTTTCCAGATGAAACAGCTTGCCACGATCTAACTTAAAATTTCGTTAATTTTTCTACTTGATTTGTATCAAAATATTCTCAAATCTTTGCTGAAGAGGAGTGCCATACAAGCATAAACAGTTTTGATAATCCATTATTGATGATACAAGCATAAACTGTTTTGATAATCCATTATAGATATTTTGACAACAATCAATtctcattatcatgatttatccaaagaagaagaggagaacCCACATTTTGCTGTAAAATATGACACTCCCATTATTTCAACACTTTCTGCGtcttatttttttatcaaaacaatAGAATCGATTGTAAAATCATACTTTAATAACATAAACACTTTGTTGAAGGCGAAAATTTAGAGTATATGCGAAAAGGGTGTCTCATTAAAATAAATATTACGCAGTCTGCCacctagacacacacacatgtaccattATTAGGTTTCATTACAAAGGTAGTTTTCTGTTGGCTTTATAGTGATTGCTgttgatttattgttttatcaatcaatcagaaATATTCTGACATGGTTGAACTTGTTTCTATGACAGCAATGGTAGTAACTTTCTGTTACTAGCTAGACAAACAACCTCAAGGACGGAATAGTTTTCAGATGAAAATGTGATAAGTATGTGCGTATTTGTCCAACTAcgtcttttgtatctttttgtcATTTCTACAAGGATTGCCACAACATGTTTTAGTGTGATGAAAAGTCATGTGAGTTTCATTCTGACCACCCTGTTTTACAGTGCATGCAAAACCCTTAGTATGTATTGAAGGTAACACAATTTTCGAATTTTCATGTCGTTTTGTCAACGAAACCAGATCAAAGGTCAAATTCATGTAAAGCATATATTAACCTCTTCagataacaaagcaaacatgctcGCTGAAATTAAACACCTCACCTATGTAGGAAAATTGGAACCCTTGAGCCGTTTTACTtccgtcagatgtaaacctcacgaACATCTGGGTAGATGTGCTGGTGATAGTAGGAACATATACTGCTGACATGTTACCTGTCAATCTAGAATCAATGGGAAGAAAAGGAAGGACAGACATCTCAATATTTTTCATTGGCTCATAATGATACCCCGAAAATTGCAAGCTTTGAATTCGACAGCTAGAAGTCATATGATTCGCCTTCACATTTTACTCTATTTGAATCATCATCTTTGCAATTTATATATTCTATTAGGAATTGTTAAAGTGATCTTGCTGTACCGTTGTAACTGAGCTGCGGTGTCGCTGTCCCCATCGTAGACGAACAGAAAGTCATAATCTACCTCAGTGACGAAGCTGTCAAATGTCAGACGAACTATATTTCCTTCAGGTACGGTGAGCGTCCAGTCGCAATTCTCCTCGTTGCCGTAGTCattgggatagttcggtgatgtcacaatgCCTACAGGAGGAGCCGTCAAGTTACCTCCACATCCAGTACCACTGGTCGGTGTTGCTGTGTTTAGAAGATGATGAATGACATCAACTGTCTTCAATGTAGCCTGTTATCTGGAATTTGTCCGACTATATGTCTTCTGTTTTTTTAGCGCTTTTAAAATGAGTGCCACAAGACGCTTTAATATGAAAAATCGCGTGAGTTTTACTCTTACCACTTTGCTATACATAGTATGTCGAACCCTCAGCACGTATAGGTGGTAGCATGATTTTCGAATTTGTAATGGCGTTTCGTCAACGATGTCAGATCCGAGGACAAATGCAAGGACAATTTACTATATTCCCTCCAGTCGGGCTTCATCCGCGGAGATTCGACAGTAAATCAACTCatttgtattactgataaaATCTTTAATGCTCTAGACTCCAACAAAGAAGTCAGAGCGGTTTACTTAGACTTTTCAAGAGCATTTGACAAAGTCTGGCATAAAGGATTTAATTTTAAGCTGCAGCGAAACGGGGTCGACGGCCCAATCTTAAATTGGTTCCATAGCTACCTTTCTTACAGAGACCAACGAGTTGTTATTGATGTTTAATATAAGCTTTAGCTAAAGCGCATCaactctgtgtcctgtatattcttctgttgtttaataaaaaaaggacaaatgccGTTAAAGTAACGATTGACCTCTTCagataacaaagcaaacatgctTGCTGAAAGTTACCTGCTCACCTATGTAGGAGAACTGGAACCCTTGAGCCGTGTTACTtccgtcagatgtaaacctcacgaACATCTGGGTAGATGTGCTGGTGATAGTAGGAACATATACGGCTGACATGTCACCTGTCAATCTAGAATCAATGGGGACAAAAGGAAGGTCAGACATCTCAATATTTTTCCTTAGCTCATAATGATACCCAGAAAATTGCAAGCTTTGAATTCGACAGATAGAAGTCATATAATTCGCCTTCACAATTTACTCTATTTGAATCATAACAACTAATTTGTATATTCTATCGGGAATTATTCAGCTAATCCTGTTGTTACCGTTGTAACGGAGCTGCGGTGTCGCTGTTCCCATCGTAGACggacagaatgtcaaaatctACCTCAGTGACGAAGCTGTCAAGTATAAGACGAACTTTATTTCCTTCAGTCACGGTGATAGTCCAGTCACAATTCTCCTCGTTGTCGTAATCATTGGGAAAGTTCGGAGATGTCACAATGCCTACAGGAGGAGCCGTCAGgttacctccacatccaggttttgctgtgtttgaaaGAGTTATGAATGACATCAATGGTCTTTAATGTAGCCTGTTATCTGGATTTTGTCCAACTATATGTCTTCTGTTTTTTTAgcgtttttaaaatgattgccataaaacattttgatatgaaaaattgTGTGAGTTTCACGCTTACCACTTTGCTACACATTGCATGTCGAACACTCAGCACGTATTGGTGGTAGCTTAATTTTCGAATATGTAATGGTGTTTCTTCAACGACCAGATCCAAGGACAAATGCCTCTGACGTATCTATTGACCTCTTCagataacaaagcaaacatgctcGCTGAAAGTAACCACCTCACCTATGTAGGAGAACTGGAACCCTTGAGCCGTGATACTttcgtcagatgtaaacctaACGAACATCTGGGTAGATGTGCTGGTAACAGTAGGAACATATACGGATGACCTGTCACCTGTCAATCTAGAATCAATGGGAAGAaaatgaaggtcagacatctcAATATTTTTCCTTGGCTCATAATGATACCCAGAAAATTGCAAGCTTTGAATTCGACAGATAGAAGTCATATAATTCGCCTTCACAATTTACTCTATTTGAATCATACCAACGAATTTATATATTCTATTAGGAATTGTTCAGCTGATCCTGTTGTTACCGTTGTAACGGAGCTGCGGTGTCGCCGTCCCCATCATAGACGAACAGAAAGTCAAAATCTACCTCAGCGACGAAGCTGTCAAATGTCAGACGAACTATATTTCCTTCAGGTACGGTGATGGTCCAGTCACAATTCTCCTCGTTGCCGTAGTCattgggatagttcggtgatgtcacattGCCTACAGGAGGAGCCGTCAAGTTACCTCCACATCCAGTAGCACTGGTCGGTGTCGCTGTGTTTGAAGGAGTGATGAATGACATCAACGGTCTTCAATGTAGCCTGTTATCTGGATTTATATCTGGATATATAACTATACGCTTCTGTATATTTTAGCGTTTTGAAATGATTGCCATAAGACGCTTTGATATGAAAAATCGTGTGAGTTTTACTCATACCACTTTGCTGCACATTGCATTGTCCAACCCACAACATGTATAGGCTTCATTTTCGAATTTGTAATGGCGTTATGTCAACGATACCTGATCCAAGGACAATTGCCGTTTAAGTACCTATTAACCTCTTTAGATAACAAAGCAAATATGATCGCTGTCATCAAAAGTCTTACCAGTATAGGAGAATATGAACCCCTGAGCCGTGTAAGAATGGCCAGATGTAAACCTTAAAAGCATCTGTTTAGATACGCTGGTGATCGGGTAGACTGACGCTTCACCTGTAAGGCTGGAGATGAAAATAAATCTTTCTCAGTTCTGTTTATATTACCAAGAAATATTGATGCATTTGATTCTAAAACCATCAATTGACACCACTAACCACCCTCTGTATTGTTTAAACTGTTCGGATCCGTCAGAAAATTACTTGGTCGTCTAGGCCATCACCTCTGCAATTGTGTAGCACTGTCACCGTCTTTGTCGTAGATGGTCAAAGAGTCAGCATTCTCGAGTTGGAAGCTGAGAAACGTGAGACGAACCCTATTTCCGTCtggcacggtgatcgtccaTTCACAATTCAAATCATTGCCGTAGTAattgggatagttcggtgacATCGCAAAATCTTTCGGGGGAGCCGTCAGCAGTCCTCCACATCTAGCATTACTGATCGGTGTTGCTGTGTATGTTGAAGTTTagacaaatacataaaaagatTCTGGGCTATACGTGCGAACACGCAGACctagacaaagacaaagagctcaaagtatgaaaatatcacactaacaaaacaaaacaaaattaaaaaaaacctcTCCTCATATGCACTGAAAACTTTCTTCAAAGAAGTAAACTTTTGGGTTTATGacattttgtccacgagttaagaatttATTTCTTACTTAATTTATTTCTTGCGATATTTTTCTTCAAGAAAGAGTACTCAATAAAGGGAACGGAAAAATTCTTATATTTTCTTAGGACAAGAAAAATGTTATTGCTAGATAAGTAAAGAACAAATCTAGACTTGAATTTCTATAAATTTTTGATGGTATAAATCTTCTTTTAAAATATTATGTTTATTCGTAAAATTGTTCTATGTCGTGAGAATTTCATCTTAGTTTTTTTCATTTGTCAAAGAGtcacaaaacaaggaaaacttgaaaaaaatggtAGGGTGGCAAAGTCTTATGTTTCATtccctcataaattatgtaaatgacgTTTTCTCATCTTCGAAATAAGGCAACAATTAAATTCCCACTAACTAATACTACGGAATTATAGAATACTCTTTAGTTATCAGGTACATAAAGAGGTGACAAATGCTATCAACGGTCTTTGATTAACCCTATCCAGTTAtccgtaattatgacgtcattgatgtgattttattggctaaatagggaattcccgtaatatctaaaggtattaaacaaaatagtatgtattgttgattttaaggtataccaagacatataaCGTAAATCGTAAcgacgttgacgtcaaaatgacgtcattaaatggcgtcacgtgttgttagcgaccccctgggatccgccatcttggatcggccattttgaaatttttaaaaatgctttttttccacttatgaccccaaaaaacactagagatagactagaaacgttcatctgaatgtttctggtaaagaaaatgccacatagtgacgattttgaaggccaAAAaccctgttgatacctaaaatagtgtaattgtccgccatcttggattttgaccgattacctCATCAAATTAGCGTAAATTATGAATTTTAAATTATCAAaattacatctaattacatatgatgctatacatgtaggaaaactagtgtggttgagcaagaaaacctaagaaatatcattgttttacaacaatctgtgatttttgcataaaatgcctttcagaaacccgttgccatggcaacacgaaaaatgataaacttatgcttttatcataatattgttgccaactaaatttcaggaaaagtcaccaagtttggtagtcctagcgtatgtcgttcggcagttatacgatgtcaaagttggcgcgggcacttttagcccccccccccgtctggatagggttaatgtaCTATGATCTCTGTGTTTGTCTAACAACGTATTTTGTATCTTTGATCGTTTTTACAAGGATTCTTAAGGCCCtgacacacttgtgcgtataacatgtccgtgtgagttgcgtgttaacatttttttttaatacgcCGGCGTGCGCGCAATACGTACCTAATGCGTTTTTCAATCGTTTTGTCATAGTTTTAGatacgcaggcacacgcaaggcacggcgcagtacgcctgatatttttgaaactaccgaaaactttcgtgcgaacgctgttacgcagctcagacgttataagaacgcagttcacaCGTCCGACAACGGACGAGTAAGGTAAGAGCGCGCTTTGTTTTTGCGCTACAAAcgccgtaatacgcttctcttgcggcacgatctctgcgcagcgaccaaatagcgtacttgcagcgcagatacaacgcatgatgatcgaacgtatagcgaataagaatatatacgtcacgaattagtgcccTTCGCCCTGCtatcgggcagcgcattgcaGGTACCAGTAACGTATGACAAATGCACAGATAGCGAGCGGAtagcgtacacatagcgtactcgacgaacatccaGGAtacattccagatttggtatttcATTGGTCGGGCCGGGTATTCATTTTAGTCAAGGACagagagaaaacaaacacaaccagcaAAGTGTGCATAACTTTTAATTTAGataatcattgaaatgcccTACACAAATGTATCCCTGTTACATACAAATAAAAAAGTTCTACTTGTCGGtacttgtggaggcgtcttctaATAACAGGtttcgtaactactgatatTAATGCAACCATATTCACAGGTAAATAATggctctaaatgtcatggagtgTTCCAAAAGTAAGATTGGTGTCActgttacacatatacaaaaggTCCTGCTTGTCGTCagttgtggaggcgtcttcccataacagtttaagtaaatattagctaatatcaatgcaaccaaacaCACTCATAATTCGATTAGCATTAGTCGGAAGTGCGTCAGGGACGCGGTCGGCAGACGTTATGTGCTTCCGGAAAACGCTCAGCATACGCAGCTGgcacgcagctattcgctgcaaggatgatagtattgcgcacttcatgtGGAAATCATACGTGGCTCATACGCTGAATTGGTTATTcatacgctatatgtgcgccgcgcataactgaagaaatttgatattttgttcgtacaactgcgtattgtcaaatttaatacggaactcacacggaattgcttatacgcacaagtgtgacaggggctttacgagATGGCTTAATTTCCCGAACTGTAATATAGTTTCGACAACGATACCAGATCCAAGGCCGTATGAAGGTAAAGTACAGGTCTTTACGCAAGAAAGCAAACATGCACGATATAATCAAATATGTTACCTCTGTAGTTGAACTGGAACCCATGAGCCGTGACACTTTCGTCAGATGAAAACCTCAGGAACATTTTGTTAGATGTACTGTTGATGGGGTCGACAGACACTTCACCTGATAAGCTGCAAATAAAACGGAAAGTTCTTGGCtctattttttgttttgcagaAAATGTTGCAGTTATAAGACTTCTGAAGTCATCAATTAACATCATTAATCACTCTCTGCATTATTCATACTGCTCTACTCTTTAGAAAAGTTGTTTCGTCTTTCAGGTCATCACCTCTGCAATAGTCTAGCACCATCAGTGCCTCCATTATAGatggtcaaaaagtcataacccgCTTGGAGGTTGAAGCTGCCAAACGTAAGACGAATTGAATTCCCTTCTGGTACCTTGACTATCCACTCACAAGTCTCATTGGTGCCATAGTCattgggatagttcggtgatgtcacaataCCTTCAGGGGGGGCCGTCAgggtacctccacatccagaaGCCAGTGTCACTACGTGCAAGAAGGTAATCAGTAACACATCGTTTTTCATGTACCTTGAACCCTTTGGTAACATTAGATAAGAGCTGTTCAAAACACAATAAAATGCATACTCAGGCagtttaaggcctgtgacaacTTCTGTCGAACCTGAATTTCGAACCACTCAGTGACTGCGGGTAACCTGGCGAGACCGTGACGTTTTCAGAATGGTCCAATcgggtacaatgtaacg belongs to Branchiostoma lanceolatum isolate klBraLanc5 chromosome 15, klBraLanc5.hap2, whole genome shotgun sequence and includes:
- the LOC136420317 gene encoding cubilin-like, which gives rise to MKNDVLLITFLHVVTLASGCGGTLTAPPEGIVTSPNYPNDYGTNETCEVSVDPINSTSNKMFLRFSSDESVTAHGFQFNYRATPISNARCGGLLTAPPKDFAMSPNYPNYYGNDLNCEWTITVPDGNRVRLTFLSFQLENADSLTIYDKDATPTSATGCGGNLTAPPVGNVTSPNYPNDYGNEENCDWTITVPEGNIVRLTFDSFVAEVDFDFLFVYDGDGDTAAPLQRLTGDRSSVYVPTVTSTSTQMFVRFTSDESITAQGFQFSYIAKPGCGGNLTAPPVGIVTSPNFPNDYDNEENCDWTITVTEGNKVRLILDSFVTEVDFDILSVYDGNSDTAAPLQRLTGDMSAVYVPTITSTSTQMFVRFTSDGSNTAQGFQFSYIATPTSGTGCGGNLTAPPVGIVTSPNYPNDYGNEENCDWTLTVPEGNIVRLTFDSFVTEVDYDFLFVYDGDSDTAAQLQRLTGELPGYPIISTSHEMFVRFTSDGWGTRQGFQFTVTEAYSPRCGGNLAVPPEGTVSYPGHYSTYATCEWTITAPEGSYVRLTFASFHFKDTDDSLTIYDGNSSSGRFIMFSSLTGDMSVYPVTSTSNQMFVRLTTSNYTEDDYRQEFQFTATEISALGCGGTLTAPPEGNVTSPNYPDNYGNDQTCEWTITVPEGTYIHLTFSSFNLDEGSDFLTIYKRNGDSASLVHR